From the genome of Labrus bergylta chromosome 4, fLabBer1.1, whole genome shotgun sequence, one region includes:
- the LOC136178927 gene encoding GTPase IMAP family member 7-like: MYNNEEIRIVMVGKTGAGKSAAGNAILGNNCFESVFSPESVTVDCAKSYGEVDGQKVSVIDTPGLFDTNTDEETTRRNISQCMAYASPGPHIFLIIIKLGRLTEEEKKTVEKIQKIFGKSADKYSMVLFTHGDQLSGKPIEEFLSESKDLQELVAKCNNQYHVFDNNLSDSSQTRELLNKIRKITEKNTGNHYTTEMFQEAERAIEEEQQRILKEKEEEMRKEKEEVERKIKEKHEKELKEAKEKELKEKMKALKEEQEEKARREAENSPSVFAKIGRGLAVVGAAAAAGAVTAVGAGLDIF; this comes from the exons ATGTACAACAATGAAGAGATCCGGATTGTGATGGTGGGGAAGACCGGAGCTGGGAAGAGTGCAGCAGGAAACGCCATCCTGGGAAACAACTGCTTTGAATCTGTTTTCTCCCCTGAATCTGTGACCGTAGACTGTGCTAAGTCGTATGGTGAGGTGGATGGACAGAAGGTTTCTGTCATCGACACTCCAGGTCTGTTTGACACCAATACTGATGAAGAGACGACACGTAGAAATATCTCCCAGTGTATGGCTTATGCTTCTCCTGGACCACATATCTTTCTGATTATCATCAAACTGGGCCGactcacagaagaagaaaagaagacggTGGAGAAGATTCAGAAAATCTTTGGAAAGTCAGCAGACAAATACAGCATGGTTCTCTTTACCCATGGTGACCAGCTCAGTGGGAAACCTATCGAGGAGTTCTTGAGTGAAAGCAAAGACCTGCAGGAGCTTGTGGCCAAATGTAACAACCAGTACCACGTCTTTGATAACAACCTCTCTGATAGTTCTCAGACCAGAGAGCTGCTCAACAAgatcagaaaaataacagaaaagaacacaggaaaccattacaccactgagatgtttcaggaggcagagagggcgATTGAAGAGGAGCAACAGagaatcctgaaagagaaagaagaggaaatgaggaaagagaaggaggaagtggagaggaaaataaaagaaaaacatgagaaagaatTAAAAGAAGCGAAGGAAAAAGaactaaaagagaaaatgaaagcactgaaggaagaacaggaagagaaggctagaagagaggcagagaacagCCCTTCAGTGTTCGCAAAGATTGGTCGTGGACTTGCGGTGGTGGgggctgctgcggctgctgggGCTGTGACAGCTGTGGGGGCTGGGTTGG Acatattttga
- the LOC109999612 gene encoding GTPase IMAP family member 9-like: MAVSKEPTMYNNEEIRIVMVGKTGAGKSATANTILGKEEFKSRFSFKSVTEGCAKAYGELDGQKVSVIDTPGLFDTNTDAVTTRANIVRCMAYASPGPHIFLIVIKLERFTEEIQKTVEKIQKIFGEEANKYSMVLFTHGDLLRGQPIEEILKESEDLQELVAKCNDQYHVFDNNLSDSSQVTELLNKIRKITEKNTGNHYTTEMFQKVERAIEEEKQRILKEKEEEMRKEREELENLSKLFRSVGEQLEKDLLLNEMIEKIARRDAENSPALFRYLMEILQIGLEFYRVYKGVRD, encoded by the exons ATGGCTGTCAGTAAAG AACCAACCATGTACAATAATGAGGAGATCCGGATCGTGATGGTGGGGAAGACCGGAGCTGGGAAGAGCGCCACAGCGAACACCATCCTGGGAAAGGAAGAATTCAAATCAAGGTTCTCCTTTAAATCTGTGACTGAAGGCTGCGCTAAGGCGTATGGTGAGCTGGATGGACAGAAGGTTTCTGTCATCGACACTCCAGGTCTGTTTGACACCAATACTGACGCAGTGACGACACGTGCAAATATCGTCCGGTGTATGGCTTATGCTTCTCCTGGACCACATATCTTTCTGATTGTCATCAAACTGGAACGATTCACAGAAGAAATACAGAAGACGGTGGAGAAGATTCAGAAAATCTTTGGAGAGGAAGCAAACAAATACAGCATGGTTCTCTTTACCCATGGTGACCTGCTCAGAGGGCAACCTATCGAAGAGATCTTGAAGGAAAGCGAAGACCTGCAGGAGCTTGTGGCCAAATGTAACGACCAGTACCACGTCTTTGATAACAACCTCTCTGATAGTTCTCAGGTCACTGAGCTGCTCAACAAgatcagaaaaataacagaaaagaacacaggaaaccATTACACCACTGAGATGTTTCAGAAGGTAGAGAGGGCgattgaagaggagaaacagagaatcctgaaagagaaagaagaggaaatgaggaaagagagggaggaactGGAGAATTTATCTAAATTATTCAGATCAGTTGGCGAACAACTTGAGAAGGACCTTTTACTGAATGAGATGATTGAAAAAATAGCTAGAAGAGATGCAGAGAACAGCCCTGCATTGTTCAGATATTTAATGGAAATCCTTCAGATAGGGTTGGAATTTTATCGTGTTTATAAAGGTGTGAGAGattga
- the LOC110003648 gene encoding GTPase IMAP family member 7-like — protein sequence MAVSKETTMYNNEEIRIVMVGKTGAGKSAAGNTILGHNCFKSVFSPESVTTDCAKSYGELDRQKVSVIDTPGLFDTNTDEETTRKNISQCMAYACPGPHIFLIIIKLGRITEEEKKTVEKIQKIFGKSADKYSMVLFTHGDQLSGTIEEFLKESKDLQKLVAKCNDQYHVFDNKLSDSSQTRELLNKIRKITEKNTGNHYTTEMFQEAERAIEEEKQRILKEKEEEMRKERKELMRKIVEKFEQRIKEAKEDAEKEKQRILKETEKQKCKEEELKRKIKEKHEKELKEAEEDTKKEKQRIQKEKEEQKCKLKEELEREIKEKHEKELKEAKEEMEKELKEKMKALEEEQEEKARREAEKSSSVLAKVGRGLAAVGAAAARLVAGAVAIFKK from the exons ATGGCTGTCAGTAAAG AAACAACCATGTACAACAATGAAGAGATCCGGATCGTGATGGTGGGGAAGACCGGAGCTGGGAAGAgtgcagcaggaaacaccatccTGGGACACAActgctttaaatctgttttctcCCCTGAATCTGTGACCACAGACTGCGCTAAGTCGTATGGTGAGCTGGATAGACAGAAGGTTTCTGTCATCGACACTCCAGGTCTGTTTGACACCAATACAGATGAAGAGACGACACGTAAAAATATCTCCCAGTGTATGGCTTATGCTTGTCCTGGACCACATATCTTTCTGATTATCATCAAACTGGGCCgaatcacagaagaagaaaagaagacggTGGAGAAGATTCAGAAAATCTTTGGAAAGTCAGCAGACAAATACAGCATGGTTCTCTTTACCCATGGTGACCAGCTCAGTGGGACTATCGAGGAGTTCTTGAAGGAAAGCAAAGACCTGCAGAAGCTTGTGGCCAAATGTAACGACCAGTACCACGTCTTTGATAACAAGCTGTCTGATAGTTCTCAGACCAGAGAGCTCCTCAACAAgatcagaaaaataacagaaaagaacacaggaaaccattacaccactgagatgtttcaggaggcagagagggcgattgaagaggagaaacagagaatcctgaaagagaaagaagaggaaatgaggaaagagaggaaggaactAATGAGGAAAATAGTGGAAAAATTTGAGCAAAGGATAAAGGAAGCAAAGGAAGACGCGGAGAAGGAGAAACAGCGAATCCTGAAAGAGACTGAAAAGCAAAAGTGCAAAGAGGAGGAactaaagaggaaaataaaagaaaaacatgagaaagaactaaaggaagcagaggaagacactaagaaggagaaacagcgaatccagaaagagaaagaagagcaaaAGTGCAAATTGAAGGAGGAACTggagagggaaataaaagaaaaacatgagaaagaatTAAAAGAAGCGAaggaagagatggaaaaagaactaaaagagaaaatgaaagcactggaggaagaacaggaagagaaggctagaagagaggcagagaagagCTCTTCAGTGCTCGCAAAGGTTGGTCGTGGACTTGCAGCTGTGGGGGCTGCTGCGGCTAGGTTGGTTGCGGGGGCTGTGgcgatatttaaaaaataa